The genomic segment taacttaatccttatagattctattagattgacaaacacatatgttcatcatgtttaTGGTACGTTAtgttaaatctaatagaatctataaggatttatattgaggtccacgttataatgacagtgaataaagatagaagaatagcgatgccgattctctgcattaattgatcatatttctacactatcaaaaacataattggcaccgttgtggacatagaaaaggatagtaacaccagCTTCGtcgaatgatatacaaggatagcaaaaccaaagttgatcaaatactgtcattataacgtggacctcactatagtgtcgaacattttgttaataactttgctgtaaacacagctttagtCGTCTCGATTAGCCTGGTCGGCTATTGATTCATCTATtcaaccacttttatttatCTCTTCTCtcttataattgaataaatcgAATTGCTTTCAGGATTTGGTAGTAGACGTGGATGACGGTACGATAGTACACAGCGTGGGCGACGAGGCGATTATTTTGCCGTCGCGCCTGTCGCGTGCGCTGCGATCGGCGCTAAATCTGTCGCTTGCCGCCAGCAAGGAGACGTGCAACCTGCTCGCCTCGGAGGCTCTCATACGACTTTTCGTCGAACTGCTGGGCCACTATCGCGAGTACATCACTGTGTCGCCGTTGCATAAGAAACGCGAGTTCCAGGTAATCCATATTAGCTGTATTTCGAAAATTTTATTTAGTGTATAACACACATAATTTCTCCCCAAAAATAGATGTATCGttcatgaaaaaatctggtgtggcgcacttacacaactttccttgccgttatggaaattgatcacctgacgccagagttcccgcgcatctcaagtctactattcaaagatttgagccagctggtgacagggcaataacgctggagacactcatgaggtctgctatctcttcatagtgaatgatttaatagaatcaacaataatttgcaattgaataatcacattttctcgaatttaaagctgattttcaattttaggtgcaaatgttactgaacattaattgtagagattttcatgctcaatctactccacttgatttttttttgtttcaattgtatctgaagcctgataattgtaatctatctgcattgatggggcggagctcctgaaatttttacaaatatgggacttgtgacagttgatagagatcgatgactattttaggtatgaatttgatcaaaatcgttggagccgtttccgagaaaatcacgaaaaaccctgtttttgacaacattttcgccattttagccgccgtcttgaattgcatttgatcgaaattgttcgtgtcggatccttatagtgaaaggaccttaagttccaaatttcaagtcattccgttgattgggagatgagatatcgtgtacacagacacacatacactcatacacacacacacaacacacacacacacacaccacacaccacacacacaccacacacacacacacacaccacacaccacacacacacacacaccacacacacacacacacacacaccacacccaccacacacacacacaacacacacacacaccacacacacacccacacaacacacacacacacaccacacacacaccacacacacacacacacacccacacacacacacacacacacaacacacacacacacacacacacaccacacacacaacacaccacacacacacacacacaccacacacacaacacacacacacaccacacacacaaccacaccacacaacacacacacacacacacacacacacccacacacacaccaccacacacacacacaccacaacacacacacacacacacacaccacacacaccacacaccacaccacacacacacacacaacaaacacacacacacacacacacacacacacacacacacaccacacacacacacacacacacacacacaacaccaccacatcacacacacacacacacacacacacaacaccacacacacacacacacaccacacaacacacacacacacacacacacaacacacacacacacacacaccacacacacccacacacacacacacacacacacacacacacaccacacacacacacacacacacacacacacaccacacacacacacacccacacacacacacacacacacacacacacaacacacacacacacacacacacacacacacacacacacaccacacatacagaccaatacccaaaaaccagttttttggactcaggggaccttgaaacgtttagaaatttagaaattggggtaccttaatttttttcggaagcaatactttccttactaaggtgcgtacagatatacgcgccgtgaacatgagcaattcacttttaatcagctgactatatctgtatttttacagaaacggtaagatacagatataaaaagcttggcatcagctgattaaaagtgaattgctcatattcgcggcgcgtatatctgtacgcacctctatggtaatagggcaaggaaagtaaaaatacataaaacgaagtatttagggccggtttcttAGCTCGGTAGGaagtaagttctagactttaaacagctggagtcagaaaattggctttccaaaacgggacgTAGTCACAGCTTTTAtgacagtagtcgcagtttttattttctcatttctataattggaaactcTATGACGAAATTGAACATTAAAAGGATGCAGCGCCTATTCGATGTGAGCTGTGTCGGTCTGGATATATTTGGTGGGTCGGTTGATTCGATTGTGCGCGCGTGTCGAAGTAGGGTTGGTACCTATGTGGTCGGTGACGCATCAGTTGTTTGGCCTGTCTCTTTATGGTAGGtagtttttaataattgttacaacatgattatatagtataacatattatgattttttctcttctcttaaCTGTGTTTCTTTGGAGTGGAACGAAATTCTGTTTTATTGTACTCTCATATTCATAAATCATATTCTGCCGCATTTGTTAAATTAGTActtgtttttattcatattcttaatatttcctattggtttatttcttatttttaatcattttcaatttttcattaaatttttttcttgataattattagaactTTATGATGAatcgggaacagttttgggctataatgCCTGTTGTTCCCATACCTGtatgttttttttgtaaataaataaataaacacacattcctaaatcattcaaaatagctgaaactttacactattttctctaaattttatttaaacgttactatgacaatgactgcaattacgccccgtttcggaaagccaattttctgactccagctgtttaaagtgacttggctaaatcccgagctcggaaaccggccctaaatgataAAGATTTGATATTATTGTCATCACCGTGTCCACCTTGCATAAGAAACGCGAGTTTCACGTAATTCATACCAGCAGTAAATGAAGGACCAGCAGTATATTGCATGTAACACACATTaaccaacccccccccccaaaaaaatatatatcgtTCATAAAAATTACATAAAACAAAAGATCAAATGATAACGActtaatattgtcaaaaccatcTGTTTATTGAAACAGTTTGATTTAATAGTTTGGtttgattcaagatttctttattgcagaaaacatttatacaaatgcatagcatcgtcataataaattaaacaaTCATAGTAAATAATAAGTATTTACATTCAACGAAATAAAAATGCAAACAAACCGCAAACAAAATACCCTCAAATTAGaaactcctcttttctataTGGACATATTTCTATTAACATCTTTTTTATGGCTCTTTTAAAATTACCCACTAGCTCTTTTAAATGTGCAGGAAGCTTATTAGCTCTTATACCAAACTCCTCAAAGCAGTTCAATGTATTTGCTTAATTGCACTGGTTCACTCTAAGAGATTCAGAATTTCTTGTGAAATGGTTGTGAACGTTGCTATTTACAGAAATACTTGCTAGATAAATTTTTACATACATAAGACATTCAAGAATGTAAATAGCTGGTAATgtcaaaatcttgaattttttaaataaatctacACAGTGAAAACGACTATTCACATTAGAAATGATACACCATTATCAATGGTCTAACCTGCTAGAGATTTTACTCGAGGtttataatggtgtaacaactgaaaccaGTATTTAAAATATTGTTCCAACAAATcagtgaatttgaaaatattaattcatttttattcaatactaTTGTCTGTGCAAAACTTAGTTTTCAGCATTTGTCTCATGTAGTACAGCGCTGCCAAATTTCACAGAATCTAGAGAGCAGTAGGAGCATTATCAATAAGGTTGTTTTTATAACAACCTTATAAAGGTTTTTTTAGTGTAAATTTAAATTGCTGTGctgactataaccttagtgtccggtttcccattagggaactttggactatatacggcgaggtggaactacccttggttCTCCCCACCATTAAAAGCCGTAcgctaataatataatataacagaTTCAATGAACAAGCTCCACTGTTATTTTTAACTTGTGATAACCCCATCTTAAATTAGCCGCTGCAAGTTTAGTAGAATAACAGGGGTAAATTAAATCTGTTCCCAATCATAAATTCCATGTTTACAACCTTGCTTCTGAATCGATAACGTTATTTAGAGGTTAGAGAACAACTATGGTCATGGTTTCAACAAAAAAAGTTAGCGGAGTTAGCAAGTTAGCGTACTCAAATTTACTCTATTTGCTATATTCcattaagaataagaatactttTATTCCATTAAAGCAATAACAATGCAATAGgaaacatcaataaaaatataacaagtCGATAAACGTAATTaatactattaaaaaaaacgaacattacaaaaaattaaattggCACTATGAGAATTGATAGAAACAGACCTAATTCATAATATTCCTAattcatttcttcaaattaCTACTTAAATTACGATAAGTTGAATTATCGAAAACAGGAGTTATCGAATAAATCTACTCAatgaatgaaaacacaaatttttacaaaaattttctcaactttttaCCAAGTTTAATCATAGAGAAAGCATTGAGCTTGCTCTTATTCTATGGTCAAACATTGTGAATAGCGTATCTCTGTTCCCCTGACAGATTTCTGCAATGTGGATTgattttattcttatattttcattgaaataattgttgtGACCGTTTGTTTTCGACAGAGAGATTTGTTCGTGAAGAGTATCTCTTCTCGCAGTATCCAACTATTTCTGGAATGGTTCACTGAGACAGCCATGTTCAACGCATTCATCCAGTCGAGGCTGGAGAGAACGCCGGAATCCAGAGGTGATTATCTCGAtcattcttatcattcaataagaatgacccaattttaaacagttatatttatttaaaaaatggtgcacacaaaccaattttacatcaaattactgagagaagtatcaagtttatgatgatgtatataagtgttctatgtgtcTTCCTtctgaggctcggacgacatctagacggtagccaaattcatcccagactgttcgcaagatgtcttctcggactg from the Nilaparvata lugens isolate BPH unplaced genomic scaffold, ASM1435652v1 scaffold6185, whole genome shotgun sequence genome contains:
- the LOC120356212 gene encoding DENN domain-containing protein 2C-like, which produces QAIGCIEGLQSALFPFHWQHTLVPILPSVLMDVCHAPTPYLIGIIKPKLMDLPLNNIDLDLVVDVDDGTIVHSVGDEAIILPSRLSRALRSALNLSLAASKETCNLLASEALIRLFVELLGHYREYITVSPLHKKREFQRDLFVKSISSRSIQLFLEWFTETAMFNAFIQSRLERTPESRGLFEQRCSEYAEENDHGRLVKITKRLIKPSKIL